The window CAATCTCGCCACCAAAAAAAATGGAACTAAACCGCTTTGCTTGCGAGATCCGAGTGTGCGTTCAGAGTACTTGCTTCAAAAAAAGACATCGCAGGCTGGAGCATCGTTCGCCCTTCACAATTTCTGGCTTtgctattcattttaattttattattcactttctttttctctctcttttttttttaaaaaataacatacaTTGCttgtaaaataatttcttttctttcttcttcttcttcttctttaaattaatttattcttTCATTCATTCGTTTGTTCTTCAgatgtcattattattattattattaattattattattattatcagcatctttcttttctcctcctggaccccctcctcccccctccccgccacgctcccttcctgctccccccacccccccaccccaccccaatgCCCTGCTCTGTCTTTTTAGGAAAATATTCTAATGGCCTGAGTGGCTGCAGCGTGGCAGACGGGGCACTCGGGATCAGTCCTCTCGCAGATCCTCACGGCGCACTCCATGCAGAAGAGGTTGTGGCCGCACGGCACCAGGGCGGCCGTCACCTCGCTCTCGAAGCACACCATGCACTCGCGGCTGCTGGACACGGACGTCCGGGCGGCAGCGGTGGTGCCCAGCTTGGAAAAACCTTGGAGCGGTTCCCCTTGCGACCGCCGCGGCAGGCCGGAGAGGCCGGGCTCTTggatggaagaggaaggggagcgATGGGAGTTGGGGTGGATGGCGCCGGTGCTGCTGGATCGCTGCTGCTTGGAGAAAAGCACGGAGACGGGGTTGGTGTTCTCCTGCCCGGCCCACATCGGAGCGCCCGACTCCGGCACCCCGTAATAGAGATCTTGCTTGTTGACGCCGTAGTTGGGGAAGAGGTAACCGTAATTGAAGTCGTTTTGGTCGTTCAGCCGGGGGGTCTCGTAGACGGGGTCCACGGAGCAGTCGCCGATGCAGCCCAGGCTGTTCTGCCGGAAGGTGGAGAGGGGCTTGCAGCCCGGAGCCGGCGTGTGGACCCGCCAGGCCTCCGAGTAGCGGTTCTCCATGCCGGAGTCGGGGCTGCTGGAGAGGAAGTCGTTCTCGTTGTTGTACTCCAGGATTTTGCCCGTCCGCACGGCGATGTGGGTCTCGATCTCCTCCCGGGCGCGTTCCACGTTGCCCGGCGCCCCGGTGATTTCGAAGACGGGGTCCCGGTCCCGGCTGGGCGTGATGATGTAGGTGTTGGTCTGCTGCTGGATCCGCTTGATGGTGGCTCCTTTGGGTCCCACCACCAAGCCCACCACGCGGTAGGGCACCCGCACCCGGATGGTGACCTGGCCCGGCAAGGTGGGAGCGCTGCCAAAGGTGGTGCCGGCCTTGTTGCGGGAGGCGCGGATCATGGAGAAGTGCTCGGCCGCGGAGATGATCTCTCGCCGGGCCATGGCCACGTCCTCCCGCCGCCCCGTCACCATGAAGACCGGCTCCTCGCCCCGCACCGGCGTCTTGATGTAAGTGTTGGTCTTCGCCCGCAGCGCTTTGATCTTGCAGCCTTTGGGGgtgaaagaaaggggagaaacaAGGCAGGGAGGTTAGAGGAGAGGCCGCCTCTCCCGCCGCCCACCCGTCTCCTCAGGGAAGCCCCCGAGCCGCCATGTCGTGAGGAGAAGACCCCAAGCCGCCATGTTGTGAGAAGTCCCTGAGCCGCCATCTTGCGAGCGGGCCTGGCACCGCCCCGCAGCAGCTGCCGGAGGGGGGAAGGAGGCGGGAAAGGCACTTTTAGGTGCTTTTCCCCCCAAACCTGGCACGGGGAAGGGCCTGAGGAAGGCTTCCCCCTCGCCACCCCCACGGAGACACCCTGAGGGAGACGCTCCCCCTCAGGAGCCCGCACAAGGCAGCCGCCATGTCGTgtgctgccccctctgccccgccGCGACCCCCCTCAGCCCCTCCAAAACCAGTCACCCCCCCGAGAGATCCCCCTCAGAAACACTCCCTTTACCCACCCCCATGCAGCCGGGTGTTTTTTGGCCACACCAGTGTTGCAGACGGCAGGAGAGAGGCGAGTAGATGACGGAGGGAGCGGAGGAGACGGTGAGTCTGCGGGCAGGAATGGCCGACGCGGAGCCCCTTTGCCACAGGGCTCACagggggcgggagggggaaaaaaatctgccctAAATCGGAGCAGAGAGGCCTTCCTGGTGGCTTTTTGCTACAGGGAGCCTTTTGGGGTGAATCCAGTAGGAGCCAGGCCCTTTTCTGGGGATTGAGCATGGCGGAGGGGGGCTGAGGATGTGCCCGGCCCCGGCTCTCGGTGGGGAACGGCATCAAACCCACCCGGCCGCCACCACCAGAGAGCGGAGGGCAATTTATCAAGGGCTGCGTTTTGCCCTTGACACTGAACTTTGTATAAAAAGTGCTGCTGGCCGCAGGCCTCCCCATTACGGTGCTCCAGGCGCTCGGCCCTTTCCCGAGGTCACCTGCCATCGTGGTGTTTTCGTGCTCTCAACATCCCCCCCAAGAAGGGAGCTGGAGCCCACCCAGCCTACTCCCCCTGCTCCTTGCAGCTCAGAAAACATCTTTCTGCTCTTCCAAAAAAGGCAAGAGACTTTTCAGTGTGCTTTGGCttccaaatcatttttttttGAGGGAGTTCAGAGCCAGAAATGCGACTCCAGGTTCCTAGATGGCACTAGGATGTTGTCAAGCAACTAAGTATTTTTACAGATGTGGCACAGGGTTTTTCGAAGCGCTCCCCCTTGCTCTCCCTTTGACCCCACTCTCCGAAAGCATTTGCAAAGCCTGGCGCCGAGCTCGTGCTCAGGCTGGGGTGTCTCCTGCGGGAGGAGGCTTGCTCCAAGCTTGGGTCTCCAAGCAAAACTCAGGCATGGGATTCCCCAGGGCGTCGCATTTCTACCAGTGCGGCCGGAATAAGGGGAGCCTCTTGCCCTGGTTTGCCAAGGATCCCGGGGTCTGCAGCCATCTGACTCGGGGCACTGCTCACAAAACAAGAGGATCTGGATCCGGCATGGAAAACTACCTGCGTGAGAtctcccatctcctcctcatcccagCAATCTCCTTTTCTTGAGCCCTTTGCTTGTCCTCTCCTCAGCTCATCTGACACAAGCCTCGCTTTCCACAGCACACTGTGTTGACATCACGCTTTTAACACAAAATGACCCACAAACGATGCTTCTGCGACCAAGAAATTAAGATTCCTCAGCTCGCGGGCTGGAACATCATTATTTACACAGACCCTAATAAAGAACAACATCTCTCCCAGCTGGGAGTTCAGGGCTGCCACTCACTTAGTGCTGCCACTGATGTGGCGCTTGTCTCACGAGACGCAGACCTGTGACATCAGGGTATTTACAGCAACGTAACGATCCCACCGCTGCGTATCATTAGCAAGAATCGAACCCCGCACCTTTAGCGATAAAAACAGAGCCTTGTGCCACTACAGCCAACAAGAGTAATTCCCCGCGCTGGCGGCGGTGGCAGGCGCCGTGCTACCCTGCAACCAATAGCTGCAGCTGCACGAAGCGCGCTCAGCCTGCCGGGTCACCCTTGCGTCTCGCAGCGTCGCATGGGCGCCGGGGTGCAGCTGCACCAAACCGCGGGAGACCGCACGGCCACGAAACCTCCCGGCGTGGCTTCGAAACCCCACCGCTCGTCACGGGGTTTCGGCGTTGGTCTAGGACTCGGGATGTGTATGGGCAAATCCTGACTTTGCTGCAGACTCCCGAGGCAACTTTTAACTCCTCAGAGTTACTCCAGCTCGCTGAGCCTCAGCCGCCCATTTGTAAAATGGTGACAATAGCCGTCTCTCACTCTGTGTTACTACAAAACTTCCTATAATAATTAACATTGTAATGATGCTTCATTACACCCATCTCTAAGCCACTAATTTTACATTCCTGGGGAATGGAAATGCTTGATCTGACTCTGAGAAAGAGCAGGGCAAATCCCCCAAATCGCAGTCAATTAGAAACCTTGGCAAGTCCAGGGTAGCCCAAACCTTACTCCTCACTGAGTTTGCACCCTGAAGTATATTTGCAGTGCAATCTTTAGTAAAGTTTTTAAATGGTTGGTGAGGACTGATGGTTTCCTACAGCATTGTATCATTAGGAAACTTGGTCAAAGAACAGGACTTTGCCACACTAGGCACAATACAAGTGTAGAATAAAAACACCCAGGCAAAATCACAGGATAAAGGTTCGTCCCAAGGAGTCACCGGAAGGCTGGATAAAACCGTAAGGGGTCACCTAGGCCAtcccgcagccccggggcaggCGCAGCTCTCCCTAACCCACCCCTGGCAGACATTTGCCTGCCCTGCTCCTACGACGCTcgctccaaagatggagattccaTCTTAGGGAGATTAACTGAGATGCCACCATTTCCCCAGGGATATCACTGAAGCGTCACATGGAAAGAAAGGGGGTGTTAGCAGCGAGCATCCGTGCTGGAAATGACTTCCACGCGTCACCCAGGACCGAAGTAACGTTCGCTGAATTGCTCCGCGACCCGTGTCCTGCACATCTGCCTCCCAGGAGCACGAGGCCCGCTCTCCTTCGCAAAAGGACCTCAGGTACGCATCTGTCAGGGCTGCATTTGGGTCTGGCATTTTCTAAGCCACAGGACAATGGCTGCAGATGGGGGAGAGGGATGCGAGCCCAGCACGACGGGAAACAATCGCGGAGGCGACATGGAGGGTCAGGCAAGCAGAGCGGTGACAAAGGAAGGGGGCTCCATGCTGGGGACAGATGGAAGGAAGCAGTGGCAAGGAATACACATGAATGAGGGCAAACGTAAGCGAGTTACACGAGCGGGAGAGGGTGGGAGGGAGTTACGGATGGAGGAAAGGTGATGGAAATCGAGGGAGAGGCAA of the Apteryx mantelli isolate bAptMan1 chromosome 31, bAptMan1.hap1, whole genome shotgun sequence genome contains:
- the MEX3A gene encoding RNA-binding protein MEX3A; translation: MPSLVVPGIMERNGGFGDLGCFGGSGKDRALLEDDRALQLALDQLCLLGLGEPSSSSSSSAVVLVEDSNNNNNNPPPPPPQQPPPPPPPPQQQPPPPPPPPPPAPKGSSAPSAGAAEPKLCALYKEAELRLKSSSNTTECVPVPSSEHVAEIVGRQGCKIKALRAKTNTYIKTPVRGEEPVFMVTGRREDVAMARREIISAAEHFSMIRASRNKAGTTFGSAPTLPGQVTIRVRVPYRVVGLVVGPKGATIKRIQQQTNTYIITPSRDRDPVFEITGAPGNVERAREEIETHIAVRTGKILEYNNENDFLSSSPDSGMENRYSEAWRVHTPAPGCKPLSTFRQNSLGCIGDCSVDPVYETPRLNDQNDFNYGYLFPNYGVNKQDLYYGVPESGAPMWAGQENTNPVSVLFSKQQRSSSTGAIHPNSHRSPSSSIQEPGLSGLPRRSQGEPLQGFSKLGTTAAARTSVSSSRECMVCFESEVTAALVPCGHNLFCMECAVRICERTDPECPVCHAAATQAIRIFS